The proteins below are encoded in one region of Cyclopterus lumpus isolate fCycLum1 chromosome 8, fCycLum1.pri, whole genome shotgun sequence:
- the slc35b1 gene encoding solute carrier family 35 member B1: MAAGKAAGKPASMWDDMRIRFMVCFLGVFVCYFYYGILQEIITRGDYGQGDQKEKFRFAQTLVFIQCIVSALFAKILIICFEGSKPDPTKSWLYGLCSLSYLGAMVSSNSALQYINYPTQVLGKSCKPIPVMILGVTILRKKYPLAKYLCVLLIVSGVALFLYKPNKSSAVADDHVFGFGEFLLLVSLTLDGLTGVAQDHMRACFQTSANYMMLNINLWSTLVLGLAVLSTGEIWEFLSFTERHPSIIYNILLFGVTSALGQTFIFMTVVYFGPLTCSIVTTTRKFFTILGSVILFGNVMSPMQWSGTVLVFLGLGFDAKFGKVPKKTTH, encoded by the exons ATGGCTGCGGGAAAGGCAGCCGGGAAGCCCGCCTCGATGTGGGACGACATGCGGATACGGTTCATGGTTTGCTTCCTCGGAGTCTTCGTGTGTTACTTTTACTACGGGATATTACAAGAGATTAT CACTCGAGGTGATTATGGCCAGGGAGACCAAAAGGAGAAGTTCAGATTCGCACAGACATTGGTCTTCATCCAGTGCATCGTCAGTGCTCTGTTTGCTAAGATCT TGATCATTTGTTTTGAGGGCTCCAAACCGGATCCCACCAAGAGCTGGCTCTATGGGCTGTGCTCCCTCTCTTATCTTGGAGCTATGGTGTCCAGTAATTCTGCCCTTCAGTATATCAACTACCCCACACAG GTGTTGGGTAAATCCTGCAAGCCCATACCAg tGATGATCCTTGGTGTGACGATACTGAGGAAGAAGTACCCGCTGGCTAAGTATCTGTGTGTGCTGCTTATTGTGAGCGGTGTCGCGCTGTTCCTCTACAAACCCAACAAGAGCTCAGCTGTTGCAGATGACCATGTTTTTGGGTTTGGAGAGTTTCTGTTg CTGGTCTCTCTGACATTGGACGGTTTGACTGGTGTGGCCCAGGACCACATGAGGGCTTGCTTCCAGACGAGTGCCAACTACATGATGCTGAACATCAACTTGTGGTCCACTCTGGTGCTGGGGCTTG CCGTATTGTCGACGGGGGAGATATGGGAGTTCCTAAGTTTTACCGAACGCCACCCGAGCATCATCTATAACATTCTTCTGTTTGGAGTGACCAGCGCTTTAGGCCAG ACCTTCATCTTCATGACGGTGGTCTATTTTGGGCCTCTGACCTGCTCCATCGTCACCACCACGAGGAAGTTCTTCACCATCCTCGGCTCTGTTATTCTGTTCGGCAACGTCATGAGTCCGATGCAGTGGTCGGGCACCGTCCTCGTGTTCCTCG
- the fam117aa gene encoding protein FAM117A isoform X2: MCTERKSAQRRVAVREVKKKKKRACVCACACVCVFISGAFEWGMSGRSGGAPRGCSNPILQPLRATIPYQLQRGSALLCREVKTADRTAARPPKPTIRRTLSLDAIVGPYLQGQWPKEAESTAVTCVNDKATQTPSSWAEETRGRRSSGGHKRSASWGSAEHLRETLPLAPLNRLAPRLRRSVEGLNLELEEVFVSEKPDDRHEILDIPDGHRAPVPVQRCSSGSQSEPSPGPLDLDPSLLSPSQSPCPLDPSLLSPSNSPSPLNPSLLSPSQSPCAMGEPEPVDCEAACPAMSMPLPSFALDPPLLQPCSSAPRPNKTYSFQREPPEGCERVRVCEEGISACQDEPFLQPSCPDPNKVNFTPHGVSAFCPVSLLKPLLPSMDLLFRGLSVSPVTGCPGQASPTRHLGLQ, translated from the exons ATGTGCACAGAGAGGAAGTCAGCGCAGCGCAGAGTTGCAGTGAgagaagtgaagaagaaaaagaagcgcgcgtgtgtgtgtgcgtgtgcgtgtgtgtgtgttttcataagCGGTGCTTTTGAGTGGGGGATGTCGGGTAGAAGTGGAGGAGCGCCTCGGGGGTGCAGCAACCCCATCCTGCAGCCCCTCAGAGCCACAATCCCATACCAGCTCCAGAGGGGCTCAGCCCTCCTCTGCAGGGAGGTCAAGACGG CCGACAGGACCGCGGCTCGCCCGCCGAAACCCACCATCCGCCGAACTCTGTCTTTGGACGCCATCGTCGGACCCTATCTGCAGGGACAGTGGCCCAAAGAGGCGGAGAGCACGGCCGTTACCTGTGTCAATGACAAAGCCACGCAG acTCCAAGTTCCTGGGCAGAGGAGACCCGAGGAAGGAGAAGCTCTGGCGGACACAAGCGCTCGGCCTCGTGGGGCAGTGCAGAGCACCTGAGGGAG ACGCTGCCTCTGGCGCCGCTGAACAGGCTCGCCCCGCGGCTGCGACGCAGTGTTGAAGGCCTCAACTTAGAGCTGGAGGAGGTGTTTGTTTCTGAGAAACCTGACGATCGGCATGAG ATTTTGGATATCCCAGATGGCCACAGGGCCCCTGTCCCTGTCCAGAGATGCAGCAGTGGCTCTCAGAGTGAGCCCTCCCCGGGCCCCTTGGATCTGgatccttccctcctctctccttctcagtCCCCCTGTCCTCTAGATCCATCGCTTCTGTCCCCATCAAATTCCCCATCTCCGTTGAACCCATCTCTCTTGTCTCCGTCACAGTCTCCCTGTGCCATGGGAGAGCCAG AGCCGGTGGACTGCGAGGCGGCGTGTCCCGCCATGTCGATGCCGCTCCCTTCATTTGCATTggatcctcctctgctgcagccCTGCTCTTCCGCTCCTCGTCCCAACAAAACCTACTCCTTCCAGCGCGAGCCGCCAGAAGGCTGCGAGcgagtgcgagtgtgtgaggAGGGGAT ATCTGCCTGTCAGGATGAGCCTTTCCTCCAGCCTTCCTGCCCTGACCCCAATAAAGTCAACTTTACCCCCCATGGAGTCTCTGCTTTCTGCCCCGTCAGTCTTCTGAAGCCCCTTCTCCCCTCCATGGACCTCCTCTTCCGCGGCCTGTCAGTCTCTCCGGTCACCGGCTGCCCAGGTCAGGCCTCTCCCACCAGGCACCTGGGCCTGCAGTAG
- the fam117aa gene encoding protein FAM117A isoform X1, which translates to MCTERKSAQRRVAVREVKKKKKRACVCACACVCVFISGAFEWGMSGRSGGAPRGCSNPILQPLRATIPYQLQRGSALLCREVKTADRTAARPPKPTIRRTLSLDAIVGPYLQGQWPKEAESTAVTCVNDKATQTPSSWAEETRGRRSSGGHKRSASWGSAEHLREVAKLRHQLQKRSRHVPPPAEYELHHHPLPAGHAAGITQTLPLAPLNRLAPRLRRSVEGLNLELEEVFVSEKPDDRHEILDIPDGHRAPVPVQRCSSGSQSEPSPGPLDLDPSLLSPSQSPCPLDPSLLSPSNSPSPLNPSLLSPSQSPCAMGEPEPVDCEAACPAMSMPLPSFALDPPLLQPCSSAPRPNKTYSFQREPPEGCERVRVCEEGISACQDEPFLQPSCPDPNKVNFTPHGVSAFCPVSLLKPLLPSMDLLFRGLSVSPVTGCPGQASPTRHLGLQ; encoded by the exons ATGTGCACAGAGAGGAAGTCAGCGCAGCGCAGAGTTGCAGTGAgagaagtgaagaagaaaaagaagcgcgcgtgtgtgtgtgcgtgtgcgtgtgtgtgtgttttcataagCGGTGCTTTTGAGTGGGGGATGTCGGGTAGAAGTGGAGGAGCGCCTCGGGGGTGCAGCAACCCCATCCTGCAGCCCCTCAGAGCCACAATCCCATACCAGCTCCAGAGGGGCTCAGCCCTCCTCTGCAGGGAGGTCAAGACGG CCGACAGGACCGCGGCTCGCCCGCCGAAACCCACCATCCGCCGAACTCTGTCTTTGGACGCCATCGTCGGACCCTATCTGCAGGGACAGTGGCCCAAAGAGGCGGAGAGCACGGCCGTTACCTGTGTCAATGACAAAGCCACGCAG acTCCAAGTTCCTGGGCAGAGGAGACCCGAGGAAGGAGAAGCTCTGGCGGACACAAGCGCTCGGCCTCGTGGGGCAGTGCAGAGCACCTGAGGGAG GTCGCCAAACTGAGGCACCAGTTGCAGAAGCGCTCCCGCCATGTTCCTCCCCCAGCAGAGTACGAGCTACACCACCACCCACTGCCAGCAGGTCATGCAGCGGGCATCACTCAG ACGCTGCCTCTGGCGCCGCTGAACAGGCTCGCCCCGCGGCTGCGACGCAGTGTTGAAGGCCTCAACTTAGAGCTGGAGGAGGTGTTTGTTTCTGAGAAACCTGACGATCGGCATGAG ATTTTGGATATCCCAGATGGCCACAGGGCCCCTGTCCCTGTCCAGAGATGCAGCAGTGGCTCTCAGAGTGAGCCCTCCCCGGGCCCCTTGGATCTGgatccttccctcctctctccttctcagtCCCCCTGTCCTCTAGATCCATCGCTTCTGTCCCCATCAAATTCCCCATCTCCGTTGAACCCATCTCTCTTGTCTCCGTCACAGTCTCCCTGTGCCATGGGAGAGCCAG AGCCGGTGGACTGCGAGGCGGCGTGTCCCGCCATGTCGATGCCGCTCCCTTCATTTGCATTggatcctcctctgctgcagccCTGCTCTTCCGCTCCTCGTCCCAACAAAACCTACTCCTTCCAGCGCGAGCCGCCAGAAGGCTGCGAGcgagtgcgagtgtgtgaggAGGGGAT ATCTGCCTGTCAGGATGAGCCTTTCCTCCAGCCTTCCTGCCCTGACCCCAATAAAGTCAACTTTACCCCCCATGGAGTCTCTGCTTTCTGCCCCGTCAGTCTTCTGAAGCCCCTTCTCCCCTCCATGGACCTCCTCTTCCGCGGCCTGTCAGTCTCTCCGGTCACCGGCTGCCCAGGTCAGGCCTCTCCCACCAGGCACCTGGGCCTGCAGTAG